A genomic window from Pantoea alhagi includes:
- a CDS encoding ABC transporter permease, protein MHFSPAIKRIILALLVIALVAALLIYGVGPEVIKARQVDLIYLGRQHLWLVGWSMLFALLVGIPSGILLSRPYMRRWAEYIMQIFNVGNTLPPLAVLALAMVVIGIGDRPAIIALFLASLLPIVRNTYAGLIGVPESLREAANGIGMTKMQRLRQVELPNACPVILSGIRIAMAINVGTAPLAFLIGASSYGELIFPGIYLNDFPVLILGAVATALFALILDMLLAALGRWLSPHAL, encoded by the coding sequence ATGCATTTTTCCCCCGCGATTAAGCGAATCATTCTGGCGTTGCTGGTGATAGCGCTGGTGGCTGCGCTGTTGATTTACGGTGTCGGCCCTGAGGTGATTAAAGCGCGTCAGGTCGATTTAATTTACCTTGGCAGGCAACATCTCTGGCTGGTGGGTTGGTCGATGCTGTTCGCTCTGCTGGTCGGCATTCCCAGCGGTATTTTACTCAGTCGTCCTTATATGCGCCGCTGGGCGGAATACATTATGCAGATCTTTAATGTTGGCAATACGCTGCCGCCGCTAGCGGTGCTGGCTCTGGCGATGGTAGTGATCGGCATTGGCGACCGTCCGGCGATTATCGCGCTGTTTCTTGCTTCGTTATTACCTATTGTACGTAACACCTATGCAGGATTGATTGGCGTACCGGAATCGCTGCGGGAAGCGGCCAACGGCATCGGCATGACAAAAATGCAACGTCTGCGTCAGGTAGAGCTGCCTAACGCCTGTCCGGTGATCCTTTCCGGTATCCGCATCGCAATGGCAATTAACGTTGGCACCGCGCCGCTGGCGTTCCTGATTGGCGCCAGCAGTTACGGCGAGCTGATCTTCCCGGGGATCTACCTCAATGACTTCCCTGTGCTGATTTTAGGCGCGGTGGCGACAGCGCTGTTTGCGCTGATTCTGGATATGCTGCTGGCGGCCCTGGGTCGCTGGTTAAGCCCACATGCGCTGTAA
- a CDS encoding MFS transporter encodes MERSSQGVTLPADKVQRVSPAVVNKNLYIKRGTPQFMRVTLALFSAGLATFALLYCVQPILPVLSHEFGVSPATSSISLSISTALMALGLLVTGPLSDAVGRKPVMVIALLLAAICALISATMHSWHGILIMRALIGLSLSGVAAVGMTYLSEEIHPSVVAFSMGLYISGNSIGGMSGRLLSGVITDFSSWRVAVAVIGCFALASALMFWKILPASRHFRPASLNPRSLAINFRLHWRDRGLPLLFAEGFLLMGAFVTLFNYIGYRLLSAPWFLSQAVVGLLSVVYLTGSWSSPKAGAMTARYGRGPVLFFSTALMLCGLLITLFNSLWLIFPGMMLFTAGFFAAHSVASGWIGPRTRRAKGQASSLYLFSYYAGSSIAGTLGGVFWHAWGWTGITTFIAVMLLLALLVASQLHSKKL; translated from the coding sequence GTGGAACGCTCATCTCAGGGCGTGACGTTACCCGCTGACAAGGTTCAGCGTGTCTCGCCCGCTGTCGTGAATAAAAACCTCTATATCAAACGCGGCACGCCGCAGTTTATGCGCGTAACGCTGGCGCTGTTTTCCGCAGGTCTCGCCACCTTTGCCCTGCTCTACTGCGTTCAGCCTATTTTGCCAGTGCTTTCCCATGAATTTGGTGTTTCGCCCGCAACAAGCAGCATTTCGTTGTCAATTTCAACCGCTCTTATGGCACTGGGGCTGCTGGTAACCGGACCGCTTTCCGACGCCGTAGGCCGCAAGCCGGTAATGGTGATCGCGCTGCTGCTGGCAGCGATATGCGCCCTGATCTCCGCCACCATGCACAGCTGGCACGGCATTTTGATTATGCGGGCGCTGATTGGTTTATCGCTAAGCGGCGTGGCTGCGGTCGGTATGACCTATTTGAGTGAGGAGATTCATCCCAGTGTGGTTGCCTTTTCCATGGGTTTATATATCAGCGGAAACTCTATTGGCGGGATGAGCGGTCGTCTGCTGAGCGGCGTTATTACTGATTTTAGCTCCTGGCGCGTGGCGGTAGCCGTGATCGGCTGTTTTGCCCTGGCTTCAGCGCTGATGTTCTGGAAAATTCTGCCTGCTTCGCGTCATTTTCGGCCAGCTTCACTTAATCCCCGTAGCCTGGCGATTAACTTTCGCCTGCACTGGCGCGATCGCGGTTTACCGTTGCTGTTTGCGGAGGGTTTTTTGCTGATGGGCGCCTTCGTTACGCTATTTAATTACATTGGTTATCGTTTGCTGAGCGCGCCCTGGTTTCTCAGTCAGGCGGTTGTTGGCCTGCTGTCGGTGGTTTATCTCACCGGTTCATGGAGCTCACCCAAAGCGGGGGCGATGACGGCCCGCTATGGACGTGGCCCGGTTCTGTTTTTCTCCACGGCTTTGATGCTGTGTGGCCTGCTTATCACGCTTTTTAATTCGCTGTGGCTGATTTTCCCGGGAATGATGCTGTTTACAGCCGGATTCTTTGCCGCCCACTCCGTCGCCAGCGGCTGGATTGGCCCACGTACGCGGCGCGCCAAAGGGCAAGCTTCATCGCTGTATCTGTTCAGCTATTATGCAGGTTCCAGCATTGCGGGCACCCTGGGCGGCGTATTCTGGCACGCCTGGGGCTGGACAGGCATTACGACATTTATTGCCGTAATGCTGCTGTTGGCGTTGCTTGTCGCCAGCCAACTCCACAGTAAAAAACTCTAG
- a CDS encoding glycine betaine ABC transporter substrate-binding protein, giving the protein MTISVLTRTLGTLLATLLLCLSCVQAAPITMATKGFTEQHILSAMTTQWLNKKGFQVIPKTNIPVSIGRSAMLNKQIDMTWEYTGSSLIIFNHITTRMSSEQAYQTVKRLDGKLGLIWLNPAPMNNTYAFAMQRQRAEKEHITTVSQLVARIEQIRKQDPGHNWMLGLDLEFAGRADGLKPLQKLYGLTLDRPQIRQMDPGLVYNAIRDGFVEAGLVYTTDGRVKGFDLKILEDDKHFFPSYNVTPLVRKEVLEANPGLAEALNQLSALITDDVITELNKRVDIDHQSPQQVARDFLQSKGML; this is encoded by the coding sequence ATGACTATTTCTGTTTTGACCCGGACGCTGGGTACGCTGCTGGCGACGTTACTACTATGCCTCTCCTGTGTGCAGGCCGCACCGATTACCATGGCTACCAAAGGCTTTACCGAACAGCATATTTTGTCAGCAATGACCACGCAGTGGCTGAATAAAAAAGGCTTTCAGGTGATCCCTAAAACGAATATCCCGGTGTCGATCGGACGCAGCGCAATGCTGAACAAACAGATCGATATGACCTGGGAATATACCGGCTCCTCATTGATTATCTTTAATCATATTACGACCCGGATGTCCTCTGAGCAGGCTTATCAAACGGTAAAGCGGCTGGATGGTAAATTAGGTCTGATCTGGCTTAATCCGGCACCCATGAATAACACCTACGCTTTTGCCATGCAGCGTCAACGCGCCGAAAAAGAGCATATCACCACGGTTTCACAGCTGGTGGCGCGTATTGAGCAGATCCGCAAACAGGATCCGGGCCATAACTGGATGCTGGGTCTGGACCTGGAGTTTGCCGGGCGCGCCGATGGTCTGAAGCCGCTGCAAAAACTGTATGGATTAACGCTGGATCGTCCGCAAATCCGCCAGATGGATCCGGGGCTGGTGTATAACGCCATTCGCGACGGTTTTGTCGAGGCCGGGCTGGTATATACCACCGACGGACGGGTAAAAGGCTTTGACCTGAAAATTCTGGAGGATGATAAGCATTTCTTTCCCAGCTATAACGTGACGCCGCTGGTGCGTAAAGAGGTACTGGAGGCGAATCCAGGTCTGGCGGAGGCGCTCAATCAGCTTTCTGCACTGATCACAGATGACGTAATTACTGAGCTCAACAAACGGGTCGATATCGATCATCAGTCACCGCAGCAGGTCGCCCGCGATTTTCTGCAGTCTAAAGGCATGCTGTAA
- a CDS encoding MDR family MFS transporter has protein sequence MSEAQHQTVAHRHWILIACMLAMFMAAIEVTIVATAMPTIIAQLGGFSQFGWVFSIYLLTQAVSVPIYGRLADLWGRKRMFLIGASLFLLGSVLCGMAHSMTWLILFRAFQGLGAGAIMPITSTIVADIYSPRERAGIQGWLSSVWGVAAIIGPLTGAWIVQHFSWSLVFWVNVPLGIISMLMLARWLPAHEKPSEQSLNVSGSAWLMLSVSALLVALLQAEALGYWLLLFLAVALIAGFILLRHEKKAEAPLFPLAIWQSRVIVAGNAGNLIIGAAMMGISAFLPTWIQGINGGSPLQAGSALAMMSIGWPLASTFSGRLMLHTSYRFTAQLGALLLIAGTALLLTLHAGSSLLQAGFAAFVIGTGMGMTSTTFLVSVQNSADFAIRGICTASIMFSRMLGSALGTAIMGAVLNYNLLLRLPDAQDPVQQIMSPERRQALDGGTLHQMTLHIAASLHWVFIVSLVIAVGSLFIAWTMPRRRPE, from the coding sequence ATGTCAGAAGCTCAACATCAGACGGTAGCTCACCGTCACTGGATTTTAATTGCCTGTATGCTGGCGATGTTTATGGCGGCAATTGAAGTCACTATTGTCGCGACGGCGATGCCCACCATCATTGCCCAACTGGGCGGCTTTTCGCAATTTGGCTGGGTTTTTTCCATTTACCTGCTAACCCAGGCGGTAAGCGTGCCGATCTACGGGCGGCTCGCCGATCTGTGGGGACGTAAACGCATGTTCCTGATCGGCGCCTCGCTGTTTTTACTGGGTTCGGTGCTGTGCGGCATGGCGCACAGTATGACCTGGCTTATTCTGTTTCGTGCTTTTCAGGGGCTGGGTGCAGGAGCGATTATGCCGATCACCTCGACGATTGTGGCGGACATCTATTCGCCTCGCGAGCGGGCGGGCATTCAGGGCTGGCTTTCAAGCGTCTGGGGCGTAGCGGCGATTATTGGCCCGCTGACCGGCGCCTGGATTGTGCAACATTTCAGCTGGTCGCTGGTTTTCTGGGTTAACGTCCCATTGGGCATTATTTCAATGCTGATGCTGGCGCGCTGGCTGCCAGCGCATGAAAAACCTTCAGAGCAGAGCCTTAACGTATCCGGCAGCGCCTGGCTAATGCTAAGCGTCAGCGCGCTGCTGGTTGCGTTGCTTCAGGCTGAGGCGCTGGGTTACTGGCTGTTGTTGTTTCTGGCCGTGGCGTTAATCGCCGGTTTTATTCTGCTGCGCCATGAAAAAAAAGCCGAAGCGCCGCTTTTTCCGCTGGCTATCTGGCAGAGCCGGGTCATCGTTGCCGGTAACGCCGGGAACTTGATTATCGGCGCGGCGATGATGGGCATCAGTGCCTTTTTGCCCACCTGGATCCAGGGAATCAATGGCGGCTCGCCGTTGCAGGCGGGCAGCGCGCTGGCCATGATGTCGATTGGCTGGCCGCTTGCCAGTACCTTTAGTGGCCGTCTGATGCTGCATACTTCTTATCGTTTTACCGCTCAGCTGGGCGCACTGTTATTGATTGCGGGCACGGCGCTGCTGTTAACGCTGCATGCCGGGAGCAGCCTGCTGCAGGCTGGCTTTGCCGCCTTTGTGATCGGTACCGGAATGGGCATGACCAGCACCACCTTTTTGGTCTCGGTCCAGAACAGCGCCGATTTCGCTATTCGCGGTATCTGCACCGCCTCGATCATGTTTAGCCGCATGCTTGGCTCCGCGTTGGGTACAGCCATTATGGGCGCGGTCCTCAATTATAATTTGCTGCTGCGGTTGCCTGACGCGCAGGATCCGGTGCAGCAAATTATGTCGCCGGAGCGGCGGCAGGCGTTAGACGGGGGCACCCTGCATCAGATGACGCTGCATATTGCTGCCTCGCTGCACTGGGTATTTATTGTCTCACTGGTGATTGCCGTTGGCAGCCTGTTTATCGCCTGGACCATGCCACGACGCAGACCGGAATGA
- a CDS encoding LysR family transcriptional regulator → MNIELRHLRYFIAVAEELHFGRAALRLNISQPPLSQQIQQLEQQVGACLLARTNRSVQLTAAGHQFLQDARVILLDVEQAASRAARLHQGEEGEIRIGFTSSAPFITAVSDALFTYRQRFPQVHIQMQEMNTRQQLTPLSEGRLDFGVMRNTPLPETLAWQLLLREPLCCIVHHAHPLASQQSVSVTALANEPFVFFDAQSGTALYGETMALLQRYQIQPYITQEVGEAMTILGLVATGLGISILPASFRRAQLAGVVWLPLQEADAWSEMWLVWSKQREISAQMKQMKSLLLTGSQA, encoded by the coding sequence ATGAATATCGAACTTCGCCATCTTCGTTACTTTATAGCCGTCGCGGAAGAGCTGCATTTTGGCCGGGCGGCGCTGCGATTGAATATTTCACAACCGCCGTTAAGCCAGCAAATTCAGCAGCTTGAACAGCAGGTAGGCGCTTGTTTGCTGGCGCGCACTAATCGTAGCGTTCAGCTTACCGCTGCGGGACATCAGTTCCTGCAGGATGCGCGCGTGATCCTGTTGGATGTTGAGCAGGCGGCCAGCCGCGCCGCGCGTTTACATCAGGGAGAAGAAGGGGAGATACGTATCGGTTTTACCTCATCGGCGCCTTTTATTACCGCCGTTTCCGATGCGCTGTTTACCTATCGTCAGCGTTTTCCGCAGGTGCATATTCAAATGCAGGAGATGAATACTCGCCAACAACTGACGCCTTTAAGCGAAGGGCGACTGGATTTTGGCGTAATGCGTAACACGCCCCTGCCGGAAACGCTGGCATGGCAGCTGCTGCTGCGTGAGCCGCTTTGCTGCATAGTGCATCATGCGCATCCTTTGGCGAGTCAGCAAAGCGTCTCGGTTACTGCCCTGGCCAACGAACCTTTTGTTTTTTTCGATGCGCAAAGCGGCACCGCACTGTATGGCGAAACGATGGCGCTTCTGCAGCGCTACCAAATTCAGCCTTATATCACGCAGGAGGTTGGCGAGGCGATGACCATCCTTGGCCTGGTTGCCACCGGGCTGGGCATATCTATCTTGCCCGCCTCTTTTCGCCGTGCGCAACTGGCAGGCGTGGTCTGGTTGCCGCTACAGGAAGCGGATGCCTGGTCGGAAATGTGGTTGGTCTGGTCAAAACAGCGTGAAATCAGTGCGCAAATGAAGCAAATGAAATCCTTGTTGCTCACCGGGTCGCAGGCCTGA
- the tus gene encoding DNA replication terminus site-binding protein, giving the protein MPRYDLVEDLRQCADQLDEELSILQQHLTSLPLLVGRVFSLPPVAKGTEHDPITQISVTQHLGDEARQLALQHYCRLFIQRQSENISTKAAVRLPGALCFEADSHQHALLHQQVDKINLLKARLEQIITVESGLPSEARFEFVHTHLRGLLTLNAYRAITLLDAPDSVRFGWANKHIIKNVTPQEIEAKLEKSLKAGRAQAPWTREQWAEKVQQELIAVQSLPAGAKLKIKRPVKVQPIARIWDKEQQKQTQLACPSPLLVLCPDRQQVPVLGELLNYDADNITHRYKPQADPLWLLIPRLHLYCDRPVSPV; this is encoded by the coding sequence ATGCCTCGTTATGACTTAGTGGAAGATTTGCGTCAGTGCGCTGATCAGCTTGATGAGGAGCTTAGCATCCTCCAGCAACATTTAACGTCGCTGCCGCTGCTGGTCGGCCGGGTGTTCTCGTTACCGCCAGTAGCAAAAGGTACTGAACACGATCCCATAACGCAAATCAGCGTAACCCAGCATTTGGGGGATGAGGCGCGACAGCTTGCTTTGCAGCACTATTGTCGTCTGTTTATTCAACGTCAGTCGGAAAATATCAGCACCAAGGCCGCTGTACGCTTACCCGGCGCGCTCTGCTTTGAAGCAGACAGCCACCAGCATGCCCTTCTCCATCAGCAGGTTGATAAAATCAATCTGCTTAAGGCGCGGCTGGAGCAGATCATTACCGTGGAATCTGGCTTACCAAGTGAAGCACGTTTTGAATTTGTGCATACGCATCTGCGCGGCCTGCTAACGCTAAACGCCTACCGCGCCATTACCCTGCTGGATGCGCCAGACAGCGTGCGCTTCGGTTGGGCCAACAAACATATTATTAAAAATGTGACGCCGCAGGAGATTGAGGCAAAGCTGGAAAAGAGCCTGAAGGCGGGCCGCGCGCAGGCGCCCTGGACCCGTGAACAATGGGCGGAGAAGGTACAGCAGGAGCTGATCGCGGTGCAGTCATTGCCTGCGGGCGCGAAGCTGAAAATCAAGCGGCCGGTTAAAGTGCAGCCGATTGCACGTATCTGGGATAAAGAGCAGCAAAAACAGACGCAGCTGGCCTGCCCTTCCCCGCTGCTGGTGCTTTGTCCGGATCGGCAACAGGTGCCGGTATTAGGTGAGCTGTTAAATTATGATGCGGATAATATTACCCATCGCTATAAGCCGCAGGCGGATCCGCTGTGGCTGTTGATCCCGCGACTGCATCTTTATTGCGACAGGCCAGTAAGCCCGGTTTAA
- the osmV gene encoding osmoprotectant ABC transporter ATP-binding protein OsmV: MIKLENLTKTFIQKNGTTFNAVDNVNLHVPAGEMCVLLGPSGCGKTTTLKMINRLIPTTSGKITINGEDTSTQDTVTLRRNIGYVIQQIGLFPNMTIEENITVVPRMLGWDKKRCRDRASELMNMVALDPHKFLHRYPKEMSGGQQQRIGVIRALAADPPVLLMDEPFGAVDPINREAIQNEFLEMQRQLKKTVMLVSHDIDEALKLGDRIAVFGQGKIVQCATPDELLAKPANEFVGSFVGQDRTLKRLLLVQAGDVTDQQQTLTVKRSTPLSEAFVIMDDNDMRSITVVDSDDRPLGFVKRREARGASGCCEEKLHNFTVTGKAEENLRVVLSKLYEHNMVWMPIVDEEGRYSGEISQDYIADYLSSGRTRRALSR; encoded by the coding sequence ATGATAAAGCTGGAAAACCTGACTAAAACCTTCATTCAGAAAAATGGCACGACGTTTAATGCGGTAGATAATGTCAACCTGCACGTACCAGCGGGAGAAATGTGCGTGCTGCTTGGCCCGTCCGGCTGCGGAAAAACCACTACGCTAAAAATGATAAACCGTTTGATCCCGACAACCAGCGGTAAAATTACCATTAACGGTGAAGATACCAGCACTCAGGATACCGTTACCCTGCGCCGCAATATCGGCTACGTGATTCAGCAGATTGGCCTGTTCCCTAACATGACTATCGAAGAAAACATCACTGTCGTGCCGCGCATGCTCGGCTGGGATAAAAAACGCTGCCGCGATCGTGCCAGCGAGCTGATGAATATGGTGGCACTCGATCCGCATAAGTTTCTGCATCGTTATCCGAAAGAGATGTCCGGCGGGCAGCAACAACGTATAGGTGTCATTCGTGCGCTGGCGGCGGATCCGCCGGTTCTGCTGATGGATGAGCCTTTCGGTGCGGTCGATCCGATTAACCGGGAGGCAATTCAGAACGAGTTTCTGGAAATGCAGCGCCAGTTAAAGAAAACCGTCATGCTGGTTAGCCACGATATTGATGAGGCGCTCAAGCTGGGCGATCGCATCGCTGTATTCGGTCAGGGAAAAATTGTGCAGTGCGCCACGCCTGACGAACTCCTGGCGAAACCGGCCAACGAGTTTGTTGGCTCTTTTGTCGGCCAGGATCGTACGCTGAAACGATTGCTGCTGGTCCAGGCTGGCGACGTGACCGACCAACAGCAAACCCTTACCGTTAAGCGGTCCACCCCGTTGTCAGAAGCATTCGTTATCATGGATGATAATGATATGCGCTCGATTACCGTGGTAGATAGCGATGATCGCCCACTGGGCTTTGTAAAACGGCGTGAAGCGCGCGGAGCCAGCGGCTGCTGCGAGGAGAAACTGCACAACTTTACCGTAACCGGCAAAGCGGAGGAAAACCTGCGTGTGGTGCTGTCAAAACTCTATGAACATAATATGGTATGGATGCCAATTGTGGATGAAGAAGGCCGCTACAGCGGCGAAATTTCGCAGGATTATATTGCTGATTATCTGAGTTCAGGCCGTACGCGTCGCGCACTCAGTCGCTAA
- the osmW gene encoding osmoprotectant ABC transporter permease OsmW, producing the protein MDTIHYMIDNWPHLVALSWQHLWLVLVAVGCAILAGVPLGILIVRFKWLATPVLGIATIVLTIPSIALFGLMIPLFSLIGQGIGVVPAITAVFLYSLLPIVRNTHTALESLPPGLREAGRGIGMTFWQRLRWVEIPLALPIIFGGIRTAVVMNVGVMAIAAIIGAGGLGLLLLDGISGSDIRMLIAGALLICFLAIILDWLLHRLQLVLTPKGIR; encoded by the coding sequence ATGGATACGATACACTATATGATCGACAACTGGCCTCACCTTGTCGCCCTCAGCTGGCAACATCTGTGGCTGGTTCTGGTGGCGGTTGGCTGCGCTATTCTGGCTGGCGTGCCGCTGGGCATTTTAATTGTGCGCTTTAAATGGCTGGCAACCCCGGTGCTGGGGATCGCTACCATTGTGCTTACCATCCCTTCTATCGCGCTGTTTGGTCTGATGATCCCGCTTTTTTCCCTTATTGGTCAAGGTATTGGCGTGGTGCCGGCGATTACAGCGGTATTTCTCTATTCCCTGCTGCCGATTGTACGCAATACCCATACCGCGCTGGAAAGTCTGCCGCCTGGTCTGCGCGAAGCCGGGCGCGGTATCGGCATGACCTTCTGGCAACGCCTGCGCTGGGTGGAGATCCCGCTTGCCCTGCCGATTATTTTCGGCGGTATTCGTACGGCGGTGGTGATGAACGTAGGCGTTATGGCGATTGCGGCAATTATTGGTGCTGGCGGTTTGGGCCTGCTGTTGCTGGATGGCATTAGCGGCAGTGATATTCGTATGCTGATCGCAGGCGCACTGTTGATTTGCTTCCTGGCAATTATTCTTGACTGGCTGTTGCATCGCCTGCAGCTGGTGCTGACACCGAAGGGGATTCGATAA
- the bioD gene encoding dethiobiotin synthase: protein MLSRLFITGTDTAVGKTVVTRALMQKLAETHPAVVGYKPVAKSSQMTTDGLRNKDALILHRASTLDVPYEAINPVTLLEDEISTHRGEAINYARLSSGLQALEAQADVVVVEGTGGWRSLMNDLRPLSDWVIQEQLPVVLVVGIKLGCISHALLTAQAIINDGLPLMGWVANRINPGLAHYAEIIQVLQEKIPAPLLGELPYLPRAEERELADYIDLSSLLLPQAVA, encoded by the coding sequence ATGCTGAGTCGTCTTTTCATTACCGGTACGGATACCGCCGTCGGTAAAACAGTTGTTACACGTGCCCTGATGCAAAAACTGGCGGAAACGCACCCGGCGGTAGTGGGATATAAACCGGTAGCCAAAAGCAGCCAGATGACGACAGACGGGCTACGTAATAAAGATGCGTTGATATTACATCGCGCCTCCACGCTTGATGTGCCTTATGAAGCGATCAATCCCGTTACGCTGCTTGAAGATGAAATCAGCACCCATCGCGGCGAAGCCATTAACTATGCGCGTCTGAGCAGCGGCCTGCAGGCGTTAGAAGCGCAGGCCGATGTGGTGGTAGTGGAAGGGACCGGCGGCTGGCGCAGCCTGATGAACGATCTGCGGCCGTTATCCGACTGGGTTATTCAGGAGCAGCTGCCGGTGGTGTTAGTTGTCGGCATCAAGCTGGGTTGTATCAGTCATGCCTTACTGACGGCGCAGGCGATCATTAACGATGGTCTGCCGTTGATGGGCTGGGTCGCCAACCGCATCAATCCGGGGCTGGCGCACTATGCGGAAATTATCCAGGTGCTGCAGGAGAAAATCCCGGCGCCGCTGTTAGGCGAGCTGCCTTATTTGCCTCGGGCCGAAGAGCGCGAGCTGGCAGATTATATCGATCTGTCTTCGCTTTTACTGCCGCAGGCTGTCGCCTGA
- a CDS encoding ROK family transcriptional regulator — translation MIADSQPGHIDQIKQTNAGAVYRLIDQFGPISRIELSRRAQLAPASITKIVREMLEAHLVQETEYQEPGSRGRPAVGLILDTVAWHYLAVRIGNGEITLALRDLSSALVTEETRSLPVQSETPLLNRVILEIDQFFIRHQRQLERLTAIAITLPGIIHSGKGMVHRMPFYQVADMPLGPELSAHTGLPVYIQHDVCAWTIAESLFGASRGASDVIQIVIDDNVGAGVITGGRLLHNSRSALVEIGHTQVDAYGKQCYCGNHGCLETVASIGSILELTSQRMQTALSSILNHQPLTVESLCDAALNGDPLARDIITGIGNSVGRILAIMVNLFNPEKILIGSPLNRAAEVLYPAIGASIRQQALPAYSADIHVEPTQFPNVGTMPGAALVKNALYNGELLIKLLQG, via the coding sequence GTGATAGCGGACAGTCAACCTGGTCATATTGACCAGATCAAGCAGACAAACGCTGGGGCTGTATATCGCCTGATCGACCAATTTGGCCCGATATCGCGTATTGAGCTTTCCCGGCGGGCCCAGCTGGCGCCAGCCAGTATCACCAAAATTGTCCGTGAAATGCTGGAAGCCCATCTGGTACAGGAAACGGAGTATCAGGAGCCGGGCAGTCGTGGTCGGCCTGCGGTTGGCCTGATTCTGGATACCGTTGCCTGGCACTATCTGGCCGTTCGGATTGGCAACGGCGAGATCACGCTGGCGCTACGCGACCTCAGCAGCGCGCTGGTTACCGAAGAGACCCGCTCGCTGCCGGTGCAGAGCGAGACGCCGCTGCTAAACCGCGTTATCCTTGAAATCGATCAGTTTTTTATCCGCCATCAGCGCCAGCTGGAGCGGCTGACCGCCATCGCCATTACTTTGCCCGGTATTATTCATTCCGGTAAAGGTATGGTTCATCGCATGCCGTTTTATCAGGTCGCTGATATGCCGCTGGGGCCGGAACTGTCCGCCCATACTGGTCTGCCGGTTTATATTCAGCATGATGTTTGCGCCTGGACCATCGCTGAATCACTGTTTGGCGCATCGCGCGGGGCCAGCGATGTTATCCAGATCGTCATTGATGATAATGTCGGCGCAGGCGTAATCACCGGCGGACGCCTGCTGCATAACAGCCGCAGCGCGCTGGTTGAAATTGGGCACACGCAGGTGGATGCGTATGGCAAGCAGTGCTATTGCGGCAACCATGGTTGCCTGGAGACGGTCGCCAGTATCGGCAGCATTCTGGAACTGACGTCACAGCGTATGCAGACCGCGCTCAGTTCTATTCTGAATCATCAGCCGTTAACGGTGGAGTCACTGTGCGATGCGGCACTGAATGGCGATCCGCTGGCACGCGATATCATTACAGGGATTGGCAATAGCGTTGGGCGCATTCTGGCCATTATGGTTAATCTGTTCAATCCGGAAAAAATCCTGATTGGCTCTCCGCTTAACCGCGCCGCCGAGGTGCTGTATCCGGCAATCGGCGCCTCGATCCGCCAGCAGGCGCTGCCAGCTTACAGCGCCGATATACATGTTGAACCCACCCAATTCCCCAACGTCGGCACGATGCCCGGCGCTGCGCTGGTCAAAAACGCCCTTTATAACGGTGAACTGCTTATCAAACTGTTGCAGGGCTAA